The nucleotide sequence TAAAGCGGTAATTCCTTTGATCGGTGCTTCATTTGCCAGCAATACTTCCGGCAAATAAAAGTACACAGGACCATCTTCTTTAATAGGCTTGCCGTCTTTGGAGAATTGCAGGATGGCTCTTCTTGCCTCTGCAAGTGGAAGAACGATCGCTTCCTGATCCTCGCGGTGAAGACGGACATGAGTCACCTCTGGTAGGGGTTCAGCATTTGTAATGAAGGGATCGAGACGAATTCCGTACTCGCCTTCAAGCACTTTACGTTCTTCGGCTAAGCTTTTTCGTTCGGAAGGAAGCGTAGCCCCTTCGCGCAATTCCTTATCCCACTGCGTCCCCGTGCCAGCCAAATACTTTGCTTGCGTAGCCAGCGAGCTATCATCTTCGCCCGAGTATGTTTTCAGATCGAATTTGCGTTCATCAAAAACCCAAACGGTTGGATCTAATGTAATAGGGAAAGCAATGGCCCCTTTGAACACGATAACATCAGACATACGTCATTCCTCCGTGATCATTCATAATCAATCTCTATATTACTATAGACTCGCAAATGACAGCAATTATCCAAAAAGCGAAAATTTCATAAAATAGTCTAAAAATTATTGACAAGCATTGTATAGATTATATAATCATATTAGAAAGTTATTATGTGAGAGTGAACTTTGTCTGCTACATTTGAATTCTGACTAAAAAGTTGGGGTCAGATAAAAGGCATTGTGTACAAGTCTTTCGATTCTTGAAAAGGCTTTCACGAAAAAGGGAAGCTCACTTCGTCTTTCTCCCGCTGTACCATCAACGGCGATGAGCGCTTGAGAAGGAAGACCACATCATTCATCCCGAGGATGGTTGCAAAGCCGCAGAAACATTCAGGGAATTCAAACGACTTAGGGGGCGAAACTATGGCGAAAGGCACGAATGTGCAAGCAGATCTGATGAAGCAAAAAGGTATCTTAAAGTGGATTGAAACGGTAGGGAATAAGCTCCCGCATCCATTTGTATTGTTCATTATTTTGTGTGGTGTATTGATGGTAGTCTCTGCAATCCTCGCAGCCATGGACTTTTCGGTTATGCATCCTGCAAAAGGCGAAGAGGTTGCCGTTAAGAGTTTGCTTAGCGTCGAAGGGATTCACTGGATTTTAACGAGTATGCTGAAAAACTTTATTGAATTTCCAGCACTTGGTCTCGTTCTGGCGATGACGCTTGGAATTGGACTGGCAGAAAAAATCGGTCTTTTGACGACCGTTCTACGCAAAATGATGGCAGGCATTCCGGCAGCGGTTGTGAGTTATGCAATTGTCTTTGTCGGTATATTAGGAAATCTTGCTTCTGATGCAGCCATGGTGATTATTCCTCCGCTCGGCGGTCTTGTGTTCTTGGCAATGGGGCGTCACCCGATTGCAGGCTTTGCAGCTGGTATGGCTGGTGTATCCTCCGGTTTTACAGCGAACTTTTTCATTGCCGGTACAGATGCCCTCTTGGCAGGGATTAGTACCGAAGTAGCGAAAACGATTGATCCGAATGCAATGGTTACACCAGTAGATAACTGGTTCTTCATGTCAGCTTCCGTTGTCATCCTCGCTTTCATTGGTGGATGGATTACCGATAAAATTATCGAACCACGCCTTGGCACGTATCACGGCGATCGAAACGTACAATTCGAGGAAGTAACGCCTCAAGAAAACAAAGCATTGCGCAAAACGGGTATCGCAGCGTTGATTTTCGTAGTCATTGTAGGATTGCTGGTCGTTCCAGAAGGATCACTGTTGCGTGATCCAAAGACAGGCGACTTCTTGACATCACCGTTTTTGAAAGGGATCATTCCCATCATCTTGTTGTTCTTCGTGACCGTATCGTTTGTGTACGGTAGAGCAATGGGACTGATTAAAACATCGAAGGACATTCCGCATTACATGTCCGAAGCAATCAAGGATATGTCCGGCTTTATTGTGTTAGCGTTTACAGCAGCGCAGTTCATCGCGTTCTTTAACTGGAGCAATATTGGTATCTTGATGGCTGTCAATGGCGCAGAATTCATGACAAACATGGGCTTGACTGGCTTGCCGATCATTATTGCCTTTACACTTTTCACAGGTATCTGTAGCTTGTTTATTACAAGTGGTTCAGCGCTGTGGGCGATCCTGGCACCTGTATTCATGCCAATGCTGATGCTGCTGGATTACAATCCGGCGTTTATCCAGGTCGCTTATCGGATTGCGGACTCTGCAACCAATACGATCTCACCTGTGAATCCGTACATTCCGCTCTTCCTGGCTTTCTATCAGAAGTATAATAAGAATGCAGGAATGGGAACGATTTTCTCTACCATGACTCCGTATGCAATCGTTTTCCTGGTCATATGGATCTTGCAATTGACAGCATGGTACTTCCTGGATCTCCCATTTGGTCCTGGTGTATACGCTCGCTAATCTGTTCTTTCGTAAGAAGAGAGTCGCTCATTGGGCGGCTCTTTTTTTCGTACACCAGAAGCTTGGACAATTGGAAAAAGACGGTTTATGCTGTGTGTATGTATGTGAAGGGAATTAAGGGAGGGAACGAAAGTGTACGATTTTGATCAGCGCATCGAACGCAGAGGGACAGATAGTGTCAAATGGGAGATTCAGAATCCAAAAGTGAACGGTGAAGGAATGCTTCCGCTGTGGGTGGCGGATATGGATTTTGCTTGCGCTCCTGAAATCACGGAAGCACTGATCAAACGAGCAAGTCACCCGATATACGGATACACGTTGAAGTCAAATGCCCTTTATCAGAGCTTGAAAGAGTGGATACACAAGCGATTTGGTGTAGAGGTAGAAGTGAGCTGGATGACGGGGATACCTGGAGTTGTTCCTGGCATACACGTAGCCGTAGAGGCTTATACAGCACCAGGAGAGGGTGTCTTGATCCAGACGCCTGTGTACCATCCTTTTTACCATGCAGTCGAAAATCGCGGACGTCATGTCGTGACCAGCCCACTCTTGGAGCGTGACGGCCGTTATGAAATGAATTGGGATGATCTGGAACAAAAGCTGAGCGACCCGCGGGTGAAGCTCATGCTGCTCTGCACACCGCATAATCCGCTCGGGCGGGTATGGACGAGAGAAGAGCTGGAGCGCTTGGGTAGATTGTGTGTAGAAAATGGCGTGCTTGTGGTTGCCGACGAGATTCATTCGGATTTGGTCTATGAGCCAAATGTTCATACGCCTTTCTATTCGCTGGCACCGGAAATAGCCAATCAGAGTGTAACCTTCCTATCAGCCGCCAAAACGTTTAACTTGGCAGGTCTGTATACTTCCTATCTGATGACAGAAAATCAGCAGTTATTGCGGAACTTCTCCATCACAGCATCCAAAATGGGCTATGAGAATTTGAATCTGTTTGGGATGGAAGCAACGATTGCTGCCTACCAACATGGAGAAGCATGGCTGGAAGAACTGTTGATCTACTTACATAGGAATGCTGCCTATGTGCATGAGTTTTTATCGGCTCGTATTCCTGGGGTATCCATGGCGATTCCGGAAGCGACATACTTGGGGTGGATGGATTTTAGGCAGCTAGGACGTAGTCAGGCGGAGCTGAACAAGCTCATTCGCGAGGAAGCAAAGCTCGGCTTACACGATGGCACGACGTTTGGGCCCGATGGTGCAGGGTTCATGCGAATCAATTTTGCTTGCCCGAGATCGATTTTAGTCGAAGCGATGGAACGATTGGAGCAGGCCGTGCATAAGTAGGGGTAATTTGACATGTCTCATATAGAAATCTACAATCGAATTTATATACATCGACGTAATAGACTGAGGGGTTTTTCGATGGATTTGACACAAGCGTCCGAACAACTGGAGCAAGTACGCAACCAGTCACTTCAGTATACAAACAAGGGGAGTGTAGCTTCCTACATCCCTGAATTGGCAAAAGTCGATCCGCATCAATTGGGAGTGGCTGTATGCTTGCCCGATGGGACGATTTTTTCTGCTGGTGATGCAGATGTACCTTTCTCGATGCAAAGTATCTCCAAGATATTCTCTCTCATCGTCGCCTTATGCCAGAACGGGAAGGACCACGTGTTTCGGCATGTGGGAAAAGAACCAACGGGAGACCCGTTTAATTCGATTATTAAACTCGAGACGACCGAATCCCATAAACCACTGAATCCGATGATTAATGCAGGAGCTATTGCGGTTGCGGGCATGATTCGCGGTGCCAACGTGGACGAACGGCTAGATGCTGTGCTGGCTTTGATGCGAAAAATGACGGGGAATCCTCATCTTTCTATCAATCAAGCGGTTTATTGTTCGGAAAAGAAAACGGCAGATCGCAATCGTGCCCTGGCTTGGTTTCTAAAGGACAGCGGCATACTGGAAACGGATGTAGAAGAAACGCTTGATCTGTATTTTCGCCATTGCTCGATAGAAGTGACAGCGAAGGAAGTAGCTACACTAGGGATGGTGCTTGCAGCAGACGGAATTCTCGTGAATACGGGTGAGCGAGTGATTCCAGAAGAAGTAGCGCGAATCTGCAAGACCTTCATGGTGACTTGTGGGATGTACAATGCCTCTGGTGAGTTCGCCATTGATGTAGGAATTCCCGCGAAAAGTGGAGTTGCTGGCGGTATTATGGCAACAGTGCCACAGCGAATGGGTATTGGTGTGTTCGGTCCATCTTTGGATGATAAAGGAAATTCGGTAGCCGGTGTCAAGCTGTTGGAGCAGCTCTCAAAAGAGTGGAAGCTTGGTATCTTTTAGCTTCTTGCAGTTGATCTGTCTTCTCCCCTTTTCAAATGGCCCAGAATCGCGTACTATGTATGATAAGGATGGAGGCAAACGGAGGGATAGGTTTTGACAGAAATTAAGGTTCCCGATCTGGAACAAAAAGCGCTAGCGTTGCTTCAAGCAGACGCCGACAAAATTTACAAGCTGATCGACGTACAGATGGAAAACCTGACCATGCCGCAGTGCCCACTGTATGAAGAAGTGCTGGATACCCAAATGTTCGGGCTTTCTCGTGAAGTAGAGTACGCGGTCCGCTTAGGACTGATTAGTGAAGACATTGGTCGAGAAATTATGGGTTCATTGGAACGTAAATTGGCCCATCTTCATGAACTGTTTAATCAAAAGTAAGGCGAGGAGAGCGGCGATTATCCTCGCTTTTCATTTTGTTGAAAGAAAAAACACTTGCCTATTTCGTATATTTATATTAAATTAAACTCTAGAATTTTTGATTAATTTTGAAATGCAATGACGGAGACTAGTATGCGGAATCACCGCTTGTCAGGGAGAAGCTGCCTTAGACTGAAAGCAGCTTTGAAGCGCGCCCCGTAGAATTCCCTCCTGAGCAGCCCTCTTAATGGTTTTTTGCCTAGTAGGAGGAATCGGGTCATTCCCGTTATCAATGATGGAGAGAAGTGCGTAGGGAATTTGTATCCCGTGCACTTAATCAGGGTGGTACCGCGAATAACTCGTCCCTTTTTGGACGGGTTTTTTTTACGTATAGGAATTTATAAGCGTATGCTTATGAATTCCGGAACGCATGAAAACTTTCCGTAAAAGCGCGGTCGCTCTCCTTGAAGAGGCCTCGGTAGAGGTTTTCTTATTTTCGGGAGATGCCCGACAATCGAATCATAAAAACAAGCAAGGAAAGAGACTAGTAAACGGACCTGCTGCATGACAGGGAAGGCTGCCATAGACTGAGAGCAGCCTGATGTAAGCCCCGTTGAATTCACTCTTGAGCTGACCTCTGAACGCAGGCGCCGCCAGTAGGAGAGTCCGGGTCATTCCCGTTATCAATGACGAAGCGAGGCATTGCCAATTGTGGATGTCTAAGTAGGGTGGTACCGCGAGAAATGAATAACTCGTCCCTTTTTGGGGCGGGTTTTTTTGTATCCATTTATGAGCATAAAAAGAATATCTTTGGAGGGTGAAAACTATGAAACAAGCCGAACAATGGACGAGCAGGCTCGGCTTCATCTTGGCAGCAGCAGGCTCGGCGATCGGACTGGGGGCCATTTGGAAATTTCCTTATATGGTTGGAACGAGCGGTGGTGGAGCATTCTTTCTGCTATTCATCATCTTTACGCTAGCAATTGGTCTTCCGCTGTTGCTAGGAGAATTCACAATCGGACGCAGTACACAAAAAGAGGCGATCAGTGCCTATAAAACAATTGCGCCAGGTTCACTCTGGCATTGGATCGGCCGCCTTGGGGTGCTCACTTGTTTCTTGCTCCTGTCCTTTTACAGTGTGGTGGGAGGCTGGATTCTTAGTTATCTTCTTCGCGGGTTTACTGGTCAATTGCAAGGGCCAGCTTATGATAAGGTGTTTGGAGACGTTATCGGTGATCCTGTTGGTGCGGTAGTTGCCCAGTTGGTTTTCATGCTCATTACCGCATGGGTAGTCGCAAGAGGCGTACAGGGTGGAATTGAGTCCGCTAACAAGTACATGATGCCTGGTTTGTTCCTTTTATTTATGGTATTAATGGTTCGTTCCTTGACGTTGGATGGGGCGATGGAGGGCGTTTCTTTCTTTCTGCGTCCTGATTTTTCCAGGCTGACTGCTGAATCGATCCTGTACGCATTGGGTCAATCCTTTTTCGCGCTGAGCGTAGGGGTGTCCGTCATGGTCACGTACAGCTCGTACCTTGCCAAAAACGAAAGTCTGGTTCGTTCTGCTGGTTCGATTGTCAGTTTGAATCTGCTCGTATCGCTGTTTGCCGGTCTGGCGATTTTCCCTGCCGTCTTCTCCCTTGGAGTAGAGCCAACAGCAGGACCGGGATTACTGTTTATCGTACTGCCTTCTGTGTTTGAACAAATTGCCTTCGGTAGTATTTTTCTGTTAATCTTTTTGGCTCTTTTCCTTTTTGCTACATTGACTTCGGCTTTTTCGATGCTGGAAATTATCGTTGCTTCTTTTGCAAAGGGGGACGAAACGAAGCGCAAGCGTCTCGCTTGGGTGATTGGTCTGTTCATTTTTATCGTTGGTGTTCCGTCGGCTTTGTCATTCGGCGTATGGAGCGAGATTACGTTGTTCGGCAAATCTATCTTTGATGCCATGGACTTTTTGGTCAGCAATATCTTGATGCCGATGGGAGCGCTGCTCATTGCGATCTTCGTTCCGTTGAAAATGAAGCGTGAGACATTGATCAACGAGCTGGGGGCACATACTTCTTTGGGCAAACGCATGTTTTTCATTTGGCTTCTCCTGATTAAATATGTAGCACCTATCGCGATTCTCGCCGTTTTCCTGCAAATGCTGGGTATCTGGTAAAACAACGAAAGGCTTCGCCACTGAGGATGGCGGAGCCTTTGTTTTGTTACTGAACCCTACGCGAAGAAAAAGACTGTACCCAAAATAACATACACCGTCAGCAGAAGTACGCCTTCAAACCAGTTCGTGGCGCCATCCCGCGTGATGGAAATGGTAATAAAGGTAGCAACTCCGATTGCAGCCAATTCAAAGGTAGTGAACACGATGTCCATAGGATTGCCTAGCAAAAGACTGAGGATGACGAGAGTAGGGGCTACGAATAAGGCAATCTGCAAGCTGGAGCCGATCGCGATCTCTACTGCTGCACCGATGCGTCCTTTTAGTGCCAAAAGCAAGGCAGCGCTGTGCTCTGCGGCATTCCCGATGATCGCAATGACAAAAGCACCGACGAATAACTCCGACCATCCTAACGATTCGGAGACATGCTGTACACCCTCTACCAGCCATTCCGAGACAACGGCCACGAAAAAGGTGGAGACAGCAAGCATCAAGAGAGAGACACCCTTTGACCATACCGCGTCACTTTCTTGTGGCTCGATATCCGATAAAAAATCGCTGTGGGTAATCATTGAAAAGATGAGCCACAAAATGTAGGCAATGATGAGCAGGCTGGCGATGACGATGCTGATGATCTCCACCTTGATCATTGGCAGATCGAACATGAAGACTGCTGGTATGAACAATGCGACGATCGCGAGTGTCATTAGCGAAGCATTGTGACTTGCCAGCCTGCTATTGAAGGTTTGTTCCTTGTACTTGAGACCGCCCAGAAATGTACTCAAGCCAAGAACCAACAGCATATTTCCGATGATCGCACCCGTAATAGAGGCTTTGACCATATCGAACAAGCCTTCTTTCACAAGAAAAAAAGCAATAATGAGTTCTGCGGCATTTCCGAAGGTAGCGTTAAGAAAGCCGCCGACTCGGTCCCCAGCATAATGGGCGACGCTCTCTGTCGATTTTCCTAGCCAAGCCGCCAAAAAAATGATGGCAAGTGAAGACGTAACGAATTGGAGCATTTCATTTCCAGAAAAATAGTGGGCGTAAAGAGCTAACAGCATGCTCCCGCCTACTAATGAGAAAAAGAGTTTCAAGTTCATCTCATCACCTCAGTAGTTTTTACTCGTCCCTAAAAACCTCATAGGTATAGAGTTCCTGTTCTGGACAAAACTAACCATGAACAAGAAAAGTGAGGTGTTTTTTATGACCCAGCCTTTGTTGTGCCCAACATGTAAATCGAATCGGATGAGGTTCACTGTCATCGAGCAGACCCCTCGCTATATAAGACTGGACCCACAGTCAGGCGAAGTCGTAGCAGAACTCCATCAAGAACAGCTCGATATGTTTCACCAGCCTTATAAAGGCGAGAGCTACATGATACAATGTGGAGTTTGCGGGACCACAGAACCGGAAGAGCGATTCGTCAAAATGGCCCAGCATATGCAATCACAACGTTCGAAATGAAACTCGAAAAGGAAAACAGGCACACAGTTTACGGCTGTCGTGCCTGTTTTTTATGGAATGCTAGCGGCAAAAAATGTGTCTGCCGATCTTTTTGATTTGAGGGCGGCTCCAAATCCAACCGGAAGTAGCTGTATCCGGGTTGAAATAATAAATGGCTCCGTCTGATGGGTCCCAACCTTTGAGAGCGTCATTCACTGCTTTTTTTGCCTGCTCGTTCGGTGTCAGCCAAATCTGACCATCCGCCACAGCTGTAAAGGCACGAGGTTCGAAGATAACACCCGCGGGTGTATTAGGAAAGGACGCGTTCTTCGTCCGGTTTAGAATGACAGCGGCTACTGCCACTTGACCAATGTAAGGCTCTCCACGGGCTTCTCCGTAAACGGCATTCGCCATTAGACGCAGGTCATTCTCGGATATTCCGGCTGCGTGATACGTAGGCTTAGAAGGCGTAGAAGGTGTAGAAGGCTTCGATGGTGCAGGTGTTGCGGTTTGTGGCACCCCGAGATCAGAAGCAGTGGGCTTATAATTTTTCGTTGCGTTGTACAGCTTTACTTTCGTCTTCGCTCCGAGGACACCGTCTATGGGTAAGCCGAACTCATACTGAAAGTTACGCAACGCCCAATAAGAACGCCACCCGAAAACGCCGTCTACTTTCCCCGTATAAAAACCAAGGTGCTTCAAACGATACTGCATCTCACGAACGTCTGAACCTTCTGCCCCTACTTTGACGATCTGCTTACTGAATGCATCTGAGCGCAACGGAGATACCATAACCGCAGTCGTAACCAGAAGTGCGAATACTACTACAGCTAGCAGCCATTTGACAGGCTGTTTCATTTCTTACCCTCCTTCGGGTATGGATTTGAATATCAGTTGATTATTGTTAGGTTCTCCAACTTCCGTCATTTTGGTCTTAGTAAAATATTGGAGATTGTGCAGACTACGAGTAACGCATTTGCACTCTAGTTCTGGAAGGGGAAGATGTTTTCATGCAGGTCGCGCAATATTTGACGGAACAATTAATCAGATGGGGAGTAAAACGAATATATGGAGTGGCAGGTGACGGAATCTTTGCCTGGCTGGATCAGATTGCCAAGCAATCCGACATTCAATACATTGCGTGCAAGCATGAATCTGCTGCGGCCATGATGGCAAGTGCAGAAGCAAAACTGACGGGAAACCCGGCTGTTTGTACCGCGACGATGGGGCCGGGTTTCGTCAATCTGCTGAATGGACTGGCAGATGCGCATACGGATCGTGCACCTGTCATTGCGATTACAGGTCAAGTGGAGACATACAAGCTGGGTGGCGCGTACAAGCAGTTTATCTCACAAGAAGACATGATACGTCCCATCAGTTTTTATTCGACGACGATTACACATCCAGATGCCATCCAAAGTGTTTTGCACAAAGCATTTGTGACGGCTATGCAGCAAAAAGGAGTGACACATCTCTCCATATGCAAGGACGTCTTTACCCAAACGACTTCAGATGCTGTCCTTCCAGGACTTCCACGCATTCCACATGCCTTTTACCCTGATCGGATGGAGATCGAGCTCGCATGCGAACAGGTTGCGAAAGCCCAAAAGCCTCTCATACTGCTTGGTATCGGTGCCCGCAAGTCGGCGGATTCGTGTGTAAAGCTAGCGGAACAGCTAGGGGCGGGCGTGTTGCTTTCGCTCGGAGCAAAAGGAGCGGTAGATGAATCTCATCCACTTGTGATCGGCGGATGGGGAGAGGGGGGCAGCGAAACAGCTTTACATGCCTTAGCGGAAGCCGATCTGTTGCTGATTTTGGGAGCGAGCTGGTTCCCTCGCGCTTTTTTACCAAAGAAGCTGTCCGTCATTCAAGTAGATCATCAGCCTGGATCGATACATGCACATCCCTACCTTCAGTCTGTCACGGCTGAATTGGATGATGTCCTGCCAATCTGGATGAGACGCTTGCAATCGCGCAGACAGAACGATGCGTGGCAGGATCAGATCAAGCGGTGGCATGGAGAGTTTGGCGAGGAGACAGAACAAGCGGTCATTCAACAAGCGAGTGAGCAAGTAAAACCACAAACCTTGATGCATACGCTTGGGGGCGTGGTCAATGAAGATGCGATTATCGTCCTGGATACGGGGGAGCACACGATCTGGTTTAATCGTGCGTTTCGTGGGAAAAAACAGACCCCACTCTTTTCCGGGAAGTGGCGAACGATGGGATTTGGATTGCCTGCGGCTGTGGCTGCAAAGCTAACCTATCCGGAGAAGCAGGTCGTCTGCGTCGCTGGGGATGGGGGATTGCAAATGAATCTGGCAGAACTTATGACAGTGGCCCAGCTCCAACTTCCGATTGTAATTCTCTTGGTGAACAATGGGACATTAGGATTGGAAGAGGTCAAAATGAGTCAGGCGGGCTTGATCCCTTTTGGAGTGAAATTGCAAAATCCAGATTTTCAACAATTGGCGAATGCATGCGGAATCAGTGGGAAGGTCGTCAAAGAGGTACATGCTCTAGAGCCAGTATTGCGGGAGGCGCTTCATGCAAATCAGTTGACACTCGTTGACATTCATTGCACGTCTCCGACACTAACCGAGAGAAAAAAACAAATTTCCTTCCAAGCCCAAGCATGAATTGTTTATAATGAAAGAAAAGGCAAATGAAACCAGTGGGGGAAGTACGAAACGGGCGAAGAGGAGGGCGTCCTGATGGCTGACAGACTTGGCGAAATCAGAGTAGCAGATCAGGTGATCGCGATCATTGCTGCTGTTGCTGTAGAAGAAGTGTTGGAAGTCACAGTTCGTTCAGGCGGAATTTATCAAGATTTGGCGAAAAAGCTGAATGGCGGCGCGAAAGGCATTACCGTATCTGTAATAGACGACAGAGTCATCATTGACATGCGTGTGTCCGTCCGTTATGGGGCGCAGATCCATCACGTCTGTCACGCCCTGCAGGAAAAAGTAAAAGAAGCGGTGGAAACATTGACAGGTCTTTATGTGGAAGCCGTGAATGTACGGGTGGAAACAATCGAATTCCTTCGAAATGAGTAAGAAAAAAGGGATACTGGACGCATCCGGTATCCCTTTTTTCTGTTTCTTACATGGCATATGGCTGTTTTTGTAATTGCTCTTCTACCTTCTGGCGACTGACTTCCCGCGAAATACTGAGCAAAAAGCCAGTGGCGAGCAGACAAACGAGTAAGGAAGAACCACCATAACTGATAAACGGCAAAGGTACACCTGTCAATGGAATCAAACCCGTTACTCCGCCAATGTTTAAGAGGGCCTGAATGGCGAACATGCTGACGACACCGATTCCTGCCAGACTGGCAAAAGTGTCTTTTACCCGCAGACAAATATGGATGCCGCGCAGCAAGAAAAGCAAATAGATCAAAAGGAACACAGAGGCGCCGATAAAGCCTAGCTCTTCTGTCATGATCGAGAAAATAAAATCGGTATGCATCTCTGGCAAATACAAATACTTTTGGATGCTTTTTCCAAAGCCTGTCCCCGTCAAACCGCCATGTGCAATGGCAATCCAGGATTGAATAATGTGGTAGCCTGTACCATCCATATCATTCCACGGGTTGAGAAAGGAGTAGATCCGATTCAAGGCATGTGGTTTCGCTGCGATGTATGCTAACAAGGCAACAGTCACAACGGGGGCGCCAAGTCCAAACAGGTGACGGATTTTGGCACCGCCACAGATCATGACGATCAAAGCGCATCCGAGCAAGATGGCAGCAGAACCGAGGTCGGGTTGGACTACAATCAGCATAAAAAACATCCCCGTTACCATCAGTGGAGGCATCAAACCAGATTTGAGCTTCTGTATCCCGTTCCCTTTTTTGGAGATGATCGCTGCCAAGTACAGAATAAGGCCAAGCTTGGCAAACTCGGCAGGCTGTATGGTGATTGAACCCAATCGAAACCAGGATCGAGCCCCGTTATTCTCATAGCCGATCCCTGGTATGAGCACCAGAAACAAGGAAAAGAAGCTGACCAGCGCAATCAATAAGAAATTCCTTTTATAAAAGGAGAAGGGAATGTTCATGGCGACAAGCATTCCAACGACACCCGCCAGTAAGAAAATGGATTGTCGCTTCACGAAATAGAGCTCATCCCCGCCACAATATTTACAGCCGCCGCCTGTAAAGCTTGTCAACGCGAAAATGGAGCTGGAGCTTAGCACCATGGTTATCCCAAACCCAACAAGTAGGGCGGTCAAAAACAGGAGCAAGAAGTCAGGTACGCCCCTCGTCTTCATAAAAATAACCCCCCTCTACGTGAAACAGAGAGGGGATTCCTCTCTGTACACCGTGCCAGTTCATTTTTTAGTGTGAGGACAGCTTTTCGCCCAGCATTTGCAGCTTCAATTTCGCTGTTTTTACAACGGAGTCTGGCATTGGGTAATCGTAATCCAGACCGTGTGGGAAAAGATGTTTGCCCATATAAGGATCTTCGAGCTTCAAGACGGCGTGCGTATCCTCAAGTTTGCCTTCTGTCACGTTCGCTTCGATGCGCAGGTAGAAGACAGTGCCT is from Brevibacillus brevis and encodes:
- a CDS encoding thiamine pyrophosphate-binding protein, which produces MQVAQYLTEQLIRWGVKRIYGVAGDGIFAWLDQIAKQSDIQYIACKHESAAAMMASAEAKLTGNPAVCTATMGPGFVNLLNGLADAHTDRAPVIAITGQVETYKLGGAYKQFISQEDMIRPISFYSTTITHPDAIQSVLHKAFVTAMQQKGVTHLSICKDVFTQTTSDAVLPGLPRIPHAFYPDRMEIELACEQVAKAQKPLILLGIGARKSADSCVKLAEQLGAGVLLSLGAKGAVDESHPLVIGGWGEGGSETALHALAEADLLLILGASWFPRAFLPKKLSVIQVDHQPGSIHAHPYLQSVTAELDDVLPIWMRRLQSRRQNDAWQDQIKRWHGEFGEETEQAVIQQASEQVKPQTLMHTLGGVVNEDAIIVLDTGEHTIWFNRAFRGKKQTPLFSGKWRTMGFGLPAAVAAKLTYPEKQVVCVAGDGGLQMNLAELMTVAQLQLPIVILLVNNGTLGLEEVKMSQAGLIPFGVKLQNPDFQQLANACGISGKVVKEVHALEPVLREALHANQLTLVDIHCTSPTLTERKKQISFQAQA
- a CDS encoding Asp23/Gls24 family envelope stress response protein, yielding MADRLGEIRVADQVIAIIAAVAVEEVLEVTVRSGGIYQDLAKKLNGGAKGITVSVIDDRVIIDMRVSVRYGAQIHHVCHALQEKVKEAVETLTGLYVEAVNVRVETIEFLRNE
- the ftsW gene encoding putative lipid II flippase FtsW, which encodes MKTRGVPDFLLLFLTALLVGFGITMVLSSSSIFALTSFTGGGCKYCGGDELYFVKRQSIFLLAGVVGMLVAMNIPFSFYKRNFLLIALVSFFSLFLVLIPGIGYENNGARSWFRLGSITIQPAEFAKLGLILYLAAIISKKGNGIQKLKSGLMPPLMVTGMFFMLIVVQPDLGSAAILLGCALIVMICGGAKIRHLFGLGAPVVTVALLAYIAAKPHALNRIYSFLNPWNDMDGTGYHIIQSWIAIAHGGLTGTGFGKSIQKYLYLPEMHTDFIFSIMTEELGFIGASVFLLIYLLFLLRGIHICLRVKDTFASLAGIGVVSMFAIQALLNIGGVTGLIPLTGVPLPFISYGGSSLLVCLLATGFLLSISREVSRQKVEEQLQKQPYAM
- a CDS encoding YugN family protein, giving the protein MVIKDTGIGTKEVFFADLEHYMSELGFDRGAWDYKHATYDYKIQDKGTVFYLRIEANVTEGKLEDTHAVLKLEDPYMGKHLFPHGLDYDYPMPDSVVKTAKLKLQMLGEKLSSH